One window from the genome of Spiractinospora alimapuensis encodes:
- a CDS encoding ABC transporter substrate-binding protein has protein sequence MRPLSPRHATLAAAMALGLTAVTACGGSGASDDGTLEIWSLEDEVLNPLLQETIDAYNEENSGDDDVQLELVTFQNDPYKERLQVAMGSPEHPDVFFNWGGGNLAQYVEAGQVYDMSDHMDANPEFRDAFIPSVMDVVVIDDATYGVPMLGTQPVSFFYNAAVFDAAGAEPPETFDELLDLVEVFEAEDVTPVALPGAAPWTLLMWVSYLVDRIGGPEVYQAISDGEDGAWEDPAVVETMETVQELVDVGMFGTNYTAVDWDGGQATTLVAEGQAAMILMGPWFTQDAEANAPEFFESGDLGWFPFPELEDGAGDPANVVGPPSNYFSIHAEASDPDAALEWLTEYMASDSYVDGLIGSGAVPTVTGIDDKLAETDDGEFPTWLYERTMEAPTFTPAWDQDLDPGVAESMLTNFSLVFEQEMSPEEFAESMEATS, from the coding sequence ATGCGACCCCTTTCCCCCCGTCACGCCACACTCGCCGCGGCGATGGCCCTCGGACTCACGGCCGTCACGGCCTGTGGTGGGTCCGGAGCCAGCGACGACGGCACCCTGGAGATTTGGAGTCTCGAAGACGAGGTCCTCAACCCCCTGCTGCAGGAAACCATCGACGCCTACAACGAGGAGAACTCCGGGGATGACGACGTCCAGTTGGAGTTGGTGACCTTCCAGAACGACCCCTACAAGGAACGCCTCCAGGTGGCGATGGGGTCGCCGGAGCATCCGGACGTCTTCTTCAACTGGGGCGGGGGCAACCTCGCGCAGTACGTGGAGGCCGGACAGGTCTACGACATGAGCGACCACATGGACGCCAACCCCGAGTTCCGGGACGCGTTCATCCCGTCGGTCATGGACGTCGTGGTGATCGACGACGCCACCTACGGTGTGCCGATGCTCGGCACCCAACCGGTGTCGTTCTTCTACAACGCCGCGGTCTTCGACGCCGCCGGCGCGGAGCCGCCCGAGACGTTCGACGAGCTCCTGGACCTGGTGGAGGTGTTCGAGGCCGAGGACGTGACTCCGGTGGCACTCCCCGGCGCGGCCCCCTGGACCCTGCTCATGTGGGTGTCCTACCTGGTCGACCGAATCGGTGGCCCGGAGGTCTACCAGGCGATCTCCGACGGCGAGGACGGCGCCTGGGAGGACCCGGCCGTGGTCGAGACCATGGAGACCGTCCAGGAGCTGGTCGACGTCGGCATGTTCGGCACCAACTACACCGCCGTCGACTGGGACGGCGGCCAGGCCACCACACTCGTCGCGGAGGGTCAGGCCGCGATGATCCTCATGGGGCCGTGGTTCACCCAGGACGCGGAGGCCAACGCCCCCGAGTTCTTCGAGTCGGGCGACCTCGGCTGGTTCCCCTTCCCCGAACTGGAAGACGGAGCCGGGGATCCCGCCAACGTGGTCGGTCCCCCCTCGAACTACTTCTCCATCCACGCCGAGGCCTCCGACCCGGATGCCGCGCTGGAGTGGTTGACCGAGTACATGGCGTCCGACAGCTACGTCGACGGCCTCATCGGCAGCGGCGCGGTGCCCACCGTCACCGGGATCGACGACAAGCTGGCGGAGACCGACGACGGCGAGTTCCCGACCTGGCTGTACGAGCGCACCATGGAGGCCCCCACGTTCACCCCCGCCTGGGACCAGGACCTCGACCCCGGCGTGGCCGAGAGCATGCTGACGAACTTCTCCCTGGTGTTCGAGCAGGAGATGTCCCCGGAGGAGTTCGCCGAGTCGATGGAAGCCACGTCCTAG
- a CDS encoding carbohydrate ABC transporter permease — protein sequence MAPALLFFGIFGIGPVLGVFGLSFTDWRGLGDPVWTGLDNWRALPQDQAVTGGLRLSLILTALCWATQTPMALIFGVWAAGRQRFRAVVGAVYFMPLLLSGAAIALLWGALLDPNFGLAADIGPFVGVPDGNFLGDRNLALYVIVAVILWQWMPFHMLLYQAAARQIPRSLYEAAMIDGAGRAQMFFRITVPQLKHTIVASSVLIVVGAMTFFETVFLITGGGPGTATRILPLHMYIQAFRAFEMGYASAIAVVLVVLGFGLALVTIWVSGYSRMTSQREGAS from the coding sequence GTGGCGCCGGCGCTGCTCTTCTTCGGGATCTTCGGCATCGGCCCGGTGCTGGGGGTCTTCGGACTGAGCTTCACGGACTGGCGGGGGCTCGGCGACCCGGTCTGGACGGGTCTGGACAACTGGCGCGCCCTCCCGCAGGACCAGGCGGTCACGGGAGGGCTCCGGCTCTCGCTCATCCTCACGGCGCTCTGCTGGGCGACCCAGACCCCGATGGCGCTGATCTTCGGGGTCTGGGCGGCGGGCCGGCAACGCTTCCGAGCCGTGGTGGGCGCCGTCTACTTCATGCCGCTGCTGCTGTCCGGCGCGGCGATCGCCCTGCTGTGGGGCGCGCTGCTGGACCCGAACTTCGGCCTCGCCGCCGACATCGGACCCTTCGTGGGGGTTCCCGACGGCAACTTCCTCGGCGACCGGAACCTGGCGTTGTACGTGATCGTGGCGGTCATCCTGTGGCAGTGGATGCCGTTCCACATGCTGCTGTACCAGGCCGCCGCGCGGCAGATCCCGCGTTCGCTGTACGAGGCGGCGATGATCGACGGCGCGGGGCGAGCCCAGATGTTCTTCCGCATCACGGTCCCCCAGCTCAAGCACACCATCGTCGCCTCCTCCGTGTTGATCGTCGTGGGCGCGATGACGTTCTTCGAGACGGTGTTCCTGATCACTGGTGGCGGACCGGGAACGGCGACCCGCATCCTTCCCCTGCACATGTACATCCAGGCGTTCCGTGCCTTCGAGATGGGCTACGCCAGCGCGATCGCGGTCGTCCTCGTGGTGCTCGGCTTCGGACTCGCCCTCGTCACCATCTGGGTGTCCGGATACTCACGCATGACCAGTCAACGGGAGGGTGCGTCGTGA
- a CDS encoding carbohydrate ABC transporter permease: MGGAALVWLALVSIPLYLLLATSLRGAGNYIVDGPLSIPDALTLENYRTVFEMGFHRYLFNSVAVAVCSIVIVVAVALPAAFAIVRSRSRVVRVGFGMFLLGLAIPAQAVIIPIYLIISRIGLYDSLAGIILPTAAFSLPISILILTSSLRDIPHDLYEAMAIDGARTRQMFVNLVLPVARPGIVTVSIYVGLQAWNNFIFPLVLTQSPEVRVLPMGLWQFQGQYTTDVPGLMAAVVVSLVPIFALYLFGRRQLLSGLAAGALGK, encoded by the coding sequence ATGGGCGGCGCGGCCCTCGTCTGGCTGGCGCTGGTGTCGATACCGCTCTACCTGCTCCTGGCGACGAGTCTGCGCGGCGCGGGCAACTACATCGTCGACGGGCCACTGTCGATCCCCGACGCCCTCACCCTGGAGAACTACCGCACCGTCTTCGAGATGGGGTTCCACCGCTACCTGTTCAACAGTGTGGCGGTCGCCGTCTGCTCCATCGTCATCGTGGTCGCGGTGGCGCTGCCGGCGGCCTTCGCCATCGTGCGCAGCCGCAGTCGCGTCGTCCGGGTCGGCTTCGGGATGTTCCTCCTCGGGCTCGCGATCCCCGCCCAGGCCGTCATCATCCCGATCTACCTGATCATCTCGAGGATCGGTCTGTACGACTCCCTCGCCGGGATCATCCTGCCCACGGCGGCGTTCTCGCTGCCCATCTCGATCCTGATTCTGACCAGTTCCTTGCGCGATATTCCGCACGACCTCTATGAGGCGATGGCGATCGACGGCGCCCGCACCCGGCAAATGTTCGTGAACCTGGTACTTCCGGTGGCGCGTCCTGGCATCGTGACAGTGTCGATCTATGTCGGGCTGCAGGCCTGGAACAACTTCATATTCCCACTGGTGCTGACACAGAGCCCGGAGGTGCGCGTGCTCCCGATGGGGCTGTGGCAGTTCCAGGGCCAGTACACCACTGACGTACCGGGCCTCATGGCCGCTGTGGTGGTCTCGCTGGTGCCGATCTTCGCGCTGTATCTGTTCGGTCGACGCCAGCTCCTCAGCGGCCTCGCCGCGGGCGCTCTCGGCAAGTGA
- a CDS encoding DUF6912 family protein: MRVYLPSTLPRIRELVASGTVAPAPLKGFAVTDALRSAVEGDEEELEYEAFTAAANASLELLAEDPDAPRRRVVLAVEITDTVVDTDPAGAPGASPAGVTVEAQIPRKRVAAAHVDDPAAEEAVAAALGPGDAAGLEDHDLLWFATQELRYIEE; this comes from the coding sequence ATGCGCGTGTATCTGCCCAGTACGCTGCCGCGGATTCGCGAGCTCGTCGCCTCCGGAACCGTCGCCCCCGCGCCTCTGAAGGGGTTCGCCGTCACCGACGCCCTGCGGTCCGCGGTCGAGGGCGACGAGGAGGAGCTGGAGTACGAGGCGTTCACCGCCGCGGCGAACGCCTCGTTGGAACTGTTGGCCGAGGACCCCGACGCCCCCCGCCGCCGCGTCGTGCTCGCCGTGGAGATCACCGACACCGTGGTGGACACCGACCCGGCCGGGGCGCCCGGCGCCAGCCCGGCCGGTGTGACGGTCGAGGCGCAGATCCCCCGGAAACGGGTCGCCGCCGCCCACGTGGACGACCCGGCCGCGGAGGAGGCGGTCGCCGCCGCGCTGGGCCCCGGCGACGCGGCCGGGTTGGAGGACCACGACCTGCTCTGGTTCGCGACCCAGGAACTGCGCTACATCGAGGAGTAG
- a CDS encoding HAD family hydrolase yields MTATYRGIITDWGGVLTPPLREGIGQWLERERIDVDHYLGVVREWVETAYGDVQNRPSNPVHLLERGEIDPREFERLLAAELRLVDGGVVPAEGMLDRMFHGFHPVTEMYDTLRAARASGLRTCLLSNSWGNSYPRDLFDATFDAVVISGEVRMRKPEPEIFSHALEAVGLPAEECVFIDDVEHNIVAAEALGMVGVLHRTPAETRERVAELCGMPVPSSGSALTD; encoded by the coding sequence ATGACCGCGACCTACCGTGGGATCATTACCGACTGGGGCGGGGTGCTCACCCCGCCGCTCCGCGAGGGCATCGGCCAGTGGCTGGAGCGCGAACGGATCGACGTCGACCATTACCTCGGCGTCGTCAGGGAGTGGGTGGAGACCGCCTACGGCGACGTCCAGAACCGCCCCAGCAACCCCGTCCACCTCCTTGAGCGCGGCGAGATCGACCCCCGGGAATTCGAACGCCTGCTCGCCGCCGAGCTCCGCCTCGTCGACGGCGGCGTGGTTCCGGCCGAGGGCATGCTCGACCGGATGTTCCACGGCTTCCATCCCGTGACCGAGATGTACGACACCCTCCGCGCCGCCCGCGCGAGCGGACTGCGGACCTGTCTGCTGTCCAACTCCTGGGGCAACTCCTACCCCCGTGACCTGTTCGACGCGACGTTCGACGCCGTGGTCATCTCCGGCGAGGTCCGGATGCGCAAGCCCGAGCCGGAGATCTTCTCCCACGCTCTGGAGGCGGTTGGGCTCCCGGCGGAGGAATGCGTGTTCATCGACGACGTCGAACACAACATCGTGGCCGCGGAGGCCCTGGGCATGGTCGGTGTCCTGCACCGCACGCCCGCCGAGACCCGGGAACGCGTCGCGGAACTGTGCGGCATGCCGGTCCCGAGCAGCGGCTCGGCTTTGACAGACTAG
- a CDS encoding TetR/AcrR family transcriptional regulator, which yields MTTIAATRNDGVRVLDAADELFYAHGIQAVGMHQIRDASQIPLKRIYRVFPSKAELVEAYLRRRDHQARAALRAHTATPPTPERRILSVFDWLYTWYQLPEFRGCVFNNAFGELGGTDAIGRAVRKHMSAIREHLHTLAADTTAPDPAALAMQLHVLVCGATSLAAIHGDPTSALHARTNAEALLASLPERTAP from the coding sequence ATGACCACCATCGCTGCGACCAGGAACGATGGCGTGCGAGTACTTGACGCAGCCGACGAGCTCTTCTATGCCCACGGCATACAGGCGGTGGGCATGCACCAGATCCGGGACGCCTCGCAGATCCCGCTGAAGCGGATCTACCGGGTCTTCCCGTCCAAGGCCGAGCTGGTGGAGGCGTATCTTCGCCGTCGTGACCACCAGGCCCGCGCCGCGCTGCGCGCGCACACCGCCACTCCCCCGACTCCGGAGCGACGCATCCTGTCGGTGTTCGACTGGCTGTACACGTGGTACCAGCTTCCTGAGTTCCGGGGCTGCGTCTTCAACAACGCCTTCGGCGAGCTCGGCGGGACCGACGCCATCGGACGTGCGGTGCGCAAGCACATGAGCGCCATCCGCGAGCACCTGCACACCCTGGCCGCGGACACCACCGCTCCGGACCCCGCGGCGCTGGCCATGCAGCTCCACGTCCTCGTCTGCGGAGCGACGTCGCTGGCGGCGATCCACGGCGACCCAACGTCCGCCCTCCACGCGCGGACCAACGCCGAGGCCCTGCTGGCGTCCCTGCCCGAACGGACGGCGCCGTAG
- a CDS encoding SIS domain-containing protein codes for MSAEISAQPAVLRDTVDSLMAQREEIAALARSTRQVLFIARGSSDNAAVYGSYLIQAHAGRLATLASPSIATTYQARVDLSGVLAVGLSQSGETAEIVDTLAWARDCGARTLGITNGPGSTLTEAAELTLVTRAGPEVAVPATKTYTTQLAALAVLALGLGAELDPDALRAMPDAVEDLLAKPTASVDRVVERLSDVHGAVISGRGLAFSTALEAALKLKEACYLHAMGLSYADLLHGPIAVVDQQTPAILVAANDGPTVEGTAQLARRVVAAGAPAFGIGGGAALADACDLAIPGPDLPEWLAPIGLIVPAQQLTERLARRLGHDPDTPRGLNKVTQTS; via the coding sequence ATGAGTGCGGAGATCTCCGCGCAGCCGGCCGTGCTCCGCGACACGGTGGACAGCCTGATGGCACAGCGCGAGGAGATCGCCGCCTTGGCTCGTTCGACGCGCCAGGTGCTCTTCATCGCCAGAGGGTCCTCCGACAACGCCGCCGTCTACGGCAGCTACCTCATCCAGGCCCATGCCGGGCGGCTCGCGACGCTGGCGTCCCCGTCGATCGCCACCACGTATCAGGCGCGGGTCGACCTCTCCGGGGTCCTGGCCGTCGGCCTCTCCCAGTCGGGTGAGACCGCCGAGATCGTGGACACACTCGCGTGGGCGCGCGACTGCGGCGCCCGAACCCTCGGCATCACGAACGGTCCCGGATCGACGCTCACGGAGGCCGCCGAGCTCACGCTGGTCACCCGCGCCGGCCCCGAGGTCGCGGTTCCCGCCACCAAGACCTACACGACCCAGCTCGCCGCCCTGGCCGTTCTGGCGCTCGGCCTGGGCGCCGAGCTGGACCCCGACGCGCTGCGGGCCATGCCCGACGCCGTCGAGGACCTGCTGGCCAAACCCACCGCCTCCGTCGACCGTGTGGTCGAGCGCCTCAGCGACGTGCACGGCGCGGTCATCTCCGGGCGCGGACTGGCGTTCTCCACCGCGCTGGAGGCCGCCCTCAAGCTCAAGGAGGCCTGCTACCTCCACGCCATGGGCCTCTCCTACGCCGACCTCCTCCACGGGCCGATCGCCGTGGTGGACCAACAGACCCCCGCCATCCTGGTGGCGGCGAACGACGGCCCTACGGTTGAGGGCACCGCACAACTCGCCCGCCGGGTGGTCGCCGCGGGTGCTCCGGCCTTCGGTATCGGCGGCGGCGCGGCACTCGCCGATGCCTGCGACCTCGCCATCCCCGGCCCCGACCTCCCCGAGTGGTTGGCGCCCATCGGCCTCATCGTCCCCGCCCAGCAGCTCACCGAACGCCTCGCCCGCCGTCTCGGCCATGACCCCGACACCCCGCGTGGCCTGAACAAGGTGACCCAGACGTCCTGA
- a CDS encoding alpha/beta fold hydrolase, translated as MPRALRATALTALCLSAAGLTGCSELSEARSDLEEAADDVESAAEELANEGQLFTGTKMLDVEGGAVQVSCSGTPADGRPVILLMAGMGDGLDTLVDFQETIAEEERVCSYDRFGEGESDEPAGPQSIADAGGTLSEVVNDVAGDDTPVVLVGHSLGGLIAARHAPDDDQVAGLVLLDATSPTMIDDITGVIPEDATGEGADVREQNLALFGGENPEAITIDSDPAVRSAGDIPTEIVQHGVQYLGEVPEYGDELERVWSEGQEQWTAVSSASELSTAEEAGHYIHVDQPDAALGAIERVTEQVAR; from the coding sequence ATGCCCCGCGCTCTCCGTGCGACCGCCCTGACCGCACTGTGCCTCTCCGCCGCCGGCCTCACCGGTTGCTCGGAGCTGTCCGAGGCGCGGTCCGACCTGGAGGAGGCCGCTGATGACGTGGAGTCGGCGGCGGAGGAGCTCGCGAACGAGGGGCAGTTGTTCACCGGAACGAAGATGCTGGACGTCGAGGGAGGGGCGGTCCAGGTCTCCTGCTCCGGCACTCCCGCCGACGGCCGTCCCGTCATCCTGCTGATGGCCGGCATGGGGGACGGGTTGGACACCCTGGTCGACTTCCAGGAGACGATCGCCGAGGAGGAGCGCGTCTGCTCCTACGACCGGTTCGGTGAGGGGGAGAGTGACGAGCCCGCCGGGCCCCAGAGCATCGCCGACGCCGGAGGAACACTCAGCGAGGTCGTGAACGACGTCGCCGGCGACGACACCCCGGTGGTCCTGGTCGGCCACTCGCTCGGCGGCCTGATCGCCGCCCGCCACGCCCCCGACGACGATCAGGTCGCCGGACTGGTGCTCCTGGACGCCACCTCCCCGACCATGATCGACGACATCACCGGGGTGATTCCCGAGGACGCCACCGGCGAGGGCGCCGACGTCCGGGAGCAGAATCTCGCCCTCTTCGGCGGTGAGAACCCCGAGGCCATCACCATCGACAGCGACCCGGCGGTCCGGTCCGCCGGGGACATTCCCACCGAGATCGTCCAGCACGGCGTCCAGTACCTCGGTGAGGTTCCCGAGTACGGCGACGAGCTCGAGCGGGTGTGGAGTGAGGGCCAGGAGCAGTGGACGGCGGTCTCCAGCGCCAGCGAGCTCAGCACCGCCGAGGAGGCCGGCCACTACATCCACGTGGACCAGCCCGACGCCGCGCTCGGGGCGATCGAACGCGTCACGGAGCAGGTCGCCCGCTGA
- a CDS encoding VOC family protein has translation MTSKFTELVIDCADPVSLAEFWCAVLDYEVQESEDGLVIIGSSAVPEGRTRPGPVPPALTFARVPEGKTVKNRLHIDLNPVDRDQTDEVRRLLALGARHADVGQGEQSWVTLADPEGNEFCVLASRHP, from the coding sequence GTGACCAGCAAGTTCACCGAGCTCGTCATCGACTGCGCCGATCCCGTCTCCCTCGCGGAGTTCTGGTGCGCGGTCCTCGACTACGAGGTCCAGGAATCGGAGGACGGGTTGGTGATCATTGGTTCGTCCGCGGTCCCCGAGGGACGTACGCGGCCCGGGCCGGTGCCGCCCGCCCTCACCTTCGCGCGTGTCCCCGAGGGCAAGACGGTCAAGAACCGGCTCCACATCGACCTCAACCCCGTCGACCGGGACCAGACCGACGAGGTTCGCCGGCTCCTGGCCCTCGGCGCCCGCCACGCGGACGTGGGACAGGGCGAGCAGAGCTGGGTGACCCTTGCCGACCCGGAGGGCAACGAGTTCTGCGTCCTCGCCTCCCGCCACCCCTGA
- a CDS encoding MFS transporter → MVVSLTFGRRMLLAVVCAVAVATIYVSQPVLTRVGGDLGVAEGDLGWIVTAGQLGYLVGLVLLVPLGDIFDRRALIAGHLLLAATGTVLTAVAGQYWLLLVGLVLAGLFAVVVQTTVAFAADLSAEAERGRTIGVVTSGVIIGILGARVVAGALASLLGWRAVYVTLTLLLVALTALVFRLLPADPRSARAPYGQVLVSLRLLFRDRLFLSRGLIAFFLFASFGTLWSGLALPLAAAPWHLDTAQVGLLGIAGLAGALGAVRAGRWADAGHAHLVTGGAIVLLAASWLASGQAAWSLWLVVAGVVVLDFAVQAVHVSNQHVLTTAHPHRTSSVIGGYMLFYALGSALGAVATTTVYASHGWAGSSVLGAGFALCALVVWGAARHAATGARAADASA, encoded by the coding sequence ATGGTCGTGAGTCTGACGTTCGGCCGCAGGATGTTGCTCGCCGTGGTGTGCGCCGTCGCGGTCGCCACCATCTACGTGTCCCAACCCGTCCTCACGCGGGTGGGCGGCGACCTCGGGGTCGCCGAGGGGGACCTGGGATGGATCGTCACGGCCGGTCAGCTCGGCTACCTCGTCGGCCTGGTCCTGCTCGTCCCGCTGGGCGACATCTTCGACCGGCGCGCGCTCATCGCCGGACACCTGCTCCTCGCCGCGACCGGAACCGTGCTCACCGCCGTCGCCGGCCAGTACTGGCTGCTCCTGGTCGGCCTGGTCCTCGCCGGCCTCTTCGCGGTCGTGGTCCAAACCACGGTCGCCTTCGCCGCCGACCTCTCGGCGGAGGCCGAGCGAGGACGCACGATCGGAGTCGTCACCTCGGGCGTCATCATCGGCATCCTCGGTGCGCGGGTGGTCGCCGGAGCCCTAGCCTCGCTCCTCGGGTGGCGGGCGGTCTACGTGACGCTCACCCTGCTCCTCGTGGCGCTGACAGCGCTGGTATTCCGGCTCCTCCCCGCCGACCCACGCTCCGCCCGGGCGCCCTACGGCCAGGTCCTCGTGTCGCTCCGGCTGCTCTTCCGGGACCGGCTGTTCCTCTCGCGCGGGCTGATCGCGTTCTTCCTCTTCGCCTCCTTCGGGACCCTGTGGAGCGGCCTGGCACTCCCGCTCGCGGCGGCGCCGTGGCATCTCGACACCGCCCAGGTCGGACTCCTGGGAATCGCCGGACTCGCCGGCGCGCTCGGCGCCGTCCGGGCGGGACGGTGGGCCGACGCCGGGCACGCCCACCTGGTCACCGGTGGCGCGATCGTGCTGCTCGCCGCCTCGTGGCTCGCCTCCGGACAGGCGGCCTGGTCGCTGTGGCTGGTCGTCGCCGGCGTCGTCGTGCTCGACTTCGCGGTGCAGGCGGTGCACGTCAGCAACCAACACGTGCTCACCACGGCCCACCCGCACCGTACGAGCAGTGTCATCGGTGGGTACATGCTGTTCTATGCCCTCGGCTCGGCCCTCGGCGCGGTCGCGACCACCACGGTGTACGCCAGTCACGGGTGGGCGGGGTCCAGCGTGCTCGGTGCCGGCTTCGCGCTGTGCGCGCTCGTCGTCTGGGGAGCCGCACGTCACGCCGCCACCGGCGCCCGAGCCGCGGATGCGTCCGCGTAG
- a CDS encoding winged helix-turn-helix transcriptional regulator: protein MTEGTTHADGMDWTDPHCPVARTLDLVGDRWSLLIIRDAMDGARAFTDFQHRTGIARNILTRRLRHLVERGILDRHSAPSGRRQVYALTAAGRDLFTTIVSLRQWGERHAFARDEGHSLLVDESGVPLPELRPTDSHGIPVDVDTTTVQRAN, encoded by the coding sequence ATGACCGAGGGGACGACCCACGCCGACGGCATGGACTGGACGGACCCCCACTGTCCGGTCGCGCGCACGCTGGACCTGGTGGGTGACCGGTGGAGCCTGCTGATCATCCGCGACGCCATGGACGGCGCGCGGGCCTTCACCGACTTCCAGCACCGCACCGGGATCGCGCGCAACATCCTCACGCGACGCCTGCGGCACCTGGTCGAGCGCGGAATCCTCGACCGGCACTCCGCACCGTCAGGCCGCCGGCAGGTGTACGCCCTCACCGCGGCGGGCCGGGACCTGTTCACCACCATCGTGAGCCTGCGCCAGTGGGGCGAACGGCACGCGTTCGCGCGGGACGAGGGGCACTCGCTCCTCGTCGACGAGAGCGGTGTGCCCCTGCCGGAGCTGCGCCCCACCGACTCGCACGGAATCCCCGTGGACGTCGACACGACGACGGTCCAACGGGCGAACTGA